In Pseudomonas sp. MTM4, one genomic interval encodes:
- a CDS encoding iron ABC transporter permease, whose product MSHPVERRWYPISFAVAALVLLPLSVLLFSWGDIDTGIWSHLWQTQIPRLLSNTLTLVLGVGVGVTVLGVSLAWLTSLCEFPGRRWLDWALMLPFAIPAYVLAFVFIGLLDFSGPVQTLAREWFGTGVRFPRVRSTGGVIIVLVLVFYPYVYLLARSAFLAQGKGLMEAARVLGQSPWKAFWSVALPMARPAIGAGLALALMETLADFGAVAVFNFDTFTTAIYKTWYGFFSLTSATQLASLLLLAVMLVLYGERRARGAARPANDRARSAVLYRLRGFKAFAACAWCGLVFLCAFVIPVLQLLVWLWQRGRFDFDERYTALILHTLYLGALAAFITVAVALLLAFARRQAPVRSVKAAVGLSNLGYALPGSVLAVSIMLAFSYLDRELVIPLSGWLGGAGKPILLGSLGALLLAYLIRFMAVAFGPLESALARIRPSLPQASRSLGVGGAGLFVRVYLPLLLPGTLSAALLVFVDVLKEMPATLLMRPFGWDTLSVRIFEMTSEGEWARAALPALTLVLVGLLPVILLIRRSARRIG is encoded by the coding sequence GTGTCCCACCCCGTCGAGCGCCGTTGGTATCCCATCTCCTTTGCAGTCGCCGCGCTGGTGCTGTTGCCGCTGAGTGTCCTGCTGTTCAGTTGGGGTGATATCGACACCGGTATCTGGTCGCATCTCTGGCAGACCCAGATACCGCGGCTGTTGAGCAACACGCTGACGCTGGTGCTGGGCGTCGGGGTAGGGGTGACGGTGCTCGGGGTCAGTCTGGCCTGGTTGACCTCACTGTGTGAATTCCCGGGGCGGCGCTGGTTGGATTGGGCGTTGATGCTGCCTTTCGCGATTCCCGCCTACGTGCTGGCATTTGTCTTCATCGGCTTGCTGGATTTCTCCGGCCCGGTGCAGACGCTGGCCCGCGAATGGTTCGGCACCGGGGTGCGGTTTCCTCGGGTCCGTTCCACGGGCGGTGTGATCATCGTGCTGGTGCTGGTGTTCTACCCTTACGTCTATCTGCTCGCCCGTTCGGCATTCCTCGCCCAAGGCAAAGGATTGATGGAGGCGGCGCGGGTGCTCGGGCAGTCGCCCTGGAAAGCATTCTGGAGTGTCGCGTTGCCCATGGCGAGACCGGCGATCGGCGCCGGCTTGGCACTGGCGCTGATGGAGACGCTAGCCGATTTCGGCGCTGTGGCGGTGTTCAACTTCGACACTTTCACCACCGCCATCTACAAGACCTGGTATGGCTTTTTCAGCCTCACCAGCGCGACTCAGCTGGCCAGCCTTTTGTTGTTGGCGGTGATGCTGGTGCTCTATGGCGAACGCCGCGCGCGCGGCGCAGCCCGGCCTGCCAACGACCGGGCCCGGTCTGCCGTGCTGTATCGCCTTCGCGGTTTCAAGGCCTTTGCAGCCTGCGCCTGGTGTGGCCTGGTATTCCTCTGCGCGTTCGTCATTCCGGTGCTGCAATTGCTGGTCTGGCTCTGGCAGCGCGGGCGTTTCGACTTCGATGAGCGTTATACCGCGCTGATTCTGCACACGCTCTACCTAGGCGCGTTGGCCGCGTTCATCACTGTCGCGGTGGCGCTGCTCCTGGCTTTCGCCAGGCGCCAGGCGCCGGTGCGCTCGGTTAAAGCAGCGGTCGGCCTGTCGAATCTGGGTTATGCGCTGCCCGGATCGGTGCTGGCCGTCTCGATCATGCTCGCGTTCAGCTATCTCGACCGTGAGCTGGTCATCCCACTATCCGGTTGGCTTGGCGGTGCTGGAAAACCGATTCTGCTCGGCAGTCTCGGCGCCTTGCTGCTGGCCTATCTGATCCGCTTCATGGCGGTGGCGTTCGGGCCGCTGGAAAGCGCACTGGCCCGGATTCGACCTTCGCTGCCGCAGGCATCGCGCAGCCTCGGCGTGGGTGGGGCGGGGCTGTTTGTCCGGGTTTACCTGCCGTTGTTACTACCCGGCACGCTGAGTGCCGCGTTGCTGGTGTTCGTCGACGTACTGAAAGAAATGCCGGCTACGCTGTTGATGCGGCCGTTCGGCTGGGACACGCTGTCGGTAAGGATCTTCGAGATGACCAGCGAGGGTGAATGGGCGCGTGCTGCGCTGCCGGCATTGACGCTGGTGTTGGTCGGGCTGCTGCCGGTGATCCTGTTGATTCGCCGTTCGGCCCGCCGGATCGGCTGA
- the gcvT gene encoding glycine cleavage system aminomethyltransferase GcvT, translated as MGQRTPLYDQHLALGAKMVDFGGWDMPLHYGSQVEEHHQVRRDCGVFDVSHMTVVDVAGTDAKAYLQHLLANDVNRLGQVGKALYTAMLNERGGVIDDLIVYLTDWGYRLVVNASTRDKDLGWMQAQAEGYSVEVSERPELAMLAIQGPNARAKTAELVSQPRAALINELKPFHGRAVGEWFIGRTGYTGEDGLEIILPAEQAPDFLSELVGAGISPIGLGARDTLRLEAGLNLYGQDMTEDVSPLQANMGWTVAWEPAEREFVGRAALEAQKTQSDLQKLVGLVLEERGVLRAHQTVRVNGSGEGEITSGSFSPTLGKAIALARVPAAAGDRAEVEIRGKWYPVRVVQPTFVRHGKVLV; from the coding sequence ATGGGTCAGCGTACTCCCCTCTACGATCAGCACCTCGCACTTGGCGCCAAAATGGTTGATTTCGGCGGCTGGGATATGCCGCTGCATTACGGCTCCCAAGTGGAAGAACATCATCAGGTGCGGCGTGATTGTGGAGTGTTCGACGTCTCCCACATGACGGTCGTCGATGTCGCTGGTACTGACGCCAAGGCCTATCTCCAGCATCTGCTGGCCAACGATGTGAACCGCCTGGGGCAGGTGGGCAAAGCGCTGTATACGGCGATGCTCAATGAGCGCGGCGGGGTGATCGACGATCTGATCGTCTACCTAACCGATTGGGGCTATCGCCTGGTCGTCAACGCCAGCACTCGCGACAAGGATCTGGGCTGGATGCAGGCGCAGGCCGAGGGCTACTCGGTCGAGGTAAGCGAACGCCCGGAGCTGGCGATGCTGGCCATTCAGGGGCCCAATGCGCGAGCCAAAACAGCCGAGCTGGTCAGCCAACCTCGCGCTGCGCTGATTAACGAGCTCAAACCTTTCCACGGCCGGGCCGTTGGTGAATGGTTCATCGGTCGCACCGGCTATACCGGTGAGGACGGTCTGGAAATCATCCTGCCGGCCGAACAGGCTCCGGATTTCCTGAGTGAACTGGTCGGAGCTGGCATTTCCCCGATTGGCCTGGGCGCGCGTGACACGCTGCGTCTGGAGGCCGGACTGAACCTCTACGGCCAGGACATGACCGAAGACGTGTCGCCGCTACAGGCCAATATGGGTTGGACCGTAGCCTGGGAGCCAGCCGAGCGCGAATTCGTCGGACGCGCAGCGCTGGAGGCGCAGAAAACCCAAAGCGACCTGCAGAAGCTGGTGGGACTGGTGCTCGAGGAGCGCGGCGTCCTGCGTGCGCACCAGACCGTGCGGGTCAATGGCTCTGGCGAAGGCGAGATTACCAGCGGCAGTTTTTCGCCTACGCTTGGCAAAGCCATCGCGCTGGCGCGTGTCCCTGCCGCAGCTGGCGACCGCGCCGAGGTAGAAATCCGCGGTAAATGGTATCCCGTGCGCGTGGTGCAGCCGACTTTCGTGCGTCACGGCAAAGTACTGGTGTAA
- the gcvH gene encoding glycine cleavage system protein GcvH — translation MSDIPSDLRYAASHEWARHEADGSVTVGISDHAQEALGDVVFVELPEVGLQLAAGQQAGVVESVKAASDIYAPVSGEVVAVNDQLTDSPEMVNSEPYGSWFFRLKPNDAAELDKLLDAEGYKASCDADA, via the coding sequence ATGAGCGACATCCCCAGCGATCTGCGTTACGCCGCCAGCCACGAGTGGGCCCGCCATGAAGCCGACGGCAGTGTGACTGTCGGAATCTCCGATCACGCCCAGGAAGCGCTGGGCGACGTCGTGTTTGTGGAGCTGCCGGAAGTCGGCCTGCAGCTCGCAGCCGGCCAGCAGGCGGGCGTGGTGGAATCGGTGAAGGCCGCTTCCGATATCTACGCTCCGGTTTCCGGGGAAGTGGTGGCCGTCAACGACCAGCTCACCGACTCGCCTGAAATGGTCAACAGCGAACCCTACGGTAGCTGGTTCTTCAGGCTCAAGCCGAACGATGCCGCGGAGCTGGACAAGTTGCTCGATGCAGAAGGTTACAAGGCCTCCTGCGACGCTGACGCTTAA